One genomic region from Onychostoma macrolepis isolate SWU-2019 chromosome 23, ASM1243209v1, whole genome shotgun sequence encodes:
- the LOC131532068 gene encoding protein phosphatase 1 regulatory subunit 12B-like isoform X4 has product MSSLYSRSKDLSSRSRKSLSDSPPSSPSPSTKTFRQDRVSSRSDSSGVESPSDRLSARTSTYTRRENRLTSLSKTEDDSASKDYKKLYEDALTENEKLKSRLQDSKQELTKIRSQLDRVAQKQDRISERSSVFESEKREKEALEKRVSNMEEELKTPSVRFRYQP; this is encoded by the exons ATGTCATCGCTCTATTCACGCAGCAAGGACCTTTCCTCTCGCTCCAGAAAGTCCCTATCGGACTCGCCGCCCTCTTCCCCGTCCCCCAGCACCAAAACCTTCAGA caAGACCGGGTGTCAAG CAGGTCAGACTCTAGCGGTGTGGAGTCTCCGTCAGACAGACTGTCAGCCCGGACCAGCACATACACACGCAGAGAGAACAGACTCACCTCTCTGAGCAAAACAGAGGACGACTCGGCCAGCAAGGACTATAAGAAG CTGTATGAGGACGCACTGACTGAGAATGAGAAGCTGAAGTCTCGACTGCAGGACAGCAAACAGGAGCTCACCAAAATCCGCTCACAGCTTGACAGAGTCGCACAG AAGCAGGACAGAATATCAGAGAGGTCCTCTGTATTTGAATCAGAGAAAAGG GAAAAAGAAGCTTTGGAGAAGAGGGTTTCAAACATGGAAGAAGAATTAAAG ACGCCCTCAGTGAGGTTTCGCTACCAGCCCTGA
- the LOC131532068 gene encoding protein phosphatase 1 regulatory subunit 12B-like isoform X3 codes for MSSLYSRSKDLSSRSRKSLSDSPPSSPSPSTKTFRQDRVSSRSDSSGVESPSDRLSARTSTYTRRENRLTSLSKTEDDSASKDYKKLYEDALTENEKLKSRLQDSKQELTKIRSQLDRVAQKQDRISERSSVFESEKREKEALEKRVSNMEEELKQTPSVRFRYQP; via the exons ATGTCATCGCTCTATTCACGCAGCAAGGACCTTTCCTCTCGCTCCAGAAAGTCCCTATCGGACTCGCCGCCCTCTTCCCCGTCCCCCAGCACCAAAACCTTCAGA caAGACCGGGTGTCAAG CAGGTCAGACTCTAGCGGTGTGGAGTCTCCGTCAGACAGACTGTCAGCCCGGACCAGCACATACACACGCAGAGAGAACAGACTCACCTCTCTGAGCAAAACAGAGGACGACTCGGCCAGCAAGGACTATAAGAAG CTGTATGAGGACGCACTGACTGAGAATGAGAAGCTGAAGTCTCGACTGCAGGACAGCAAACAGGAGCTCACCAAAATCCGCTCACAGCTTGACAGAGTCGCACAG AAGCAGGACAGAATATCAGAGAGGTCCTCTGTATTTGAATCAGAGAAAAGG GAAAAAGAAGCTTTGGAGAAGAGGGTTTCAAACATGGAAGAAGAATTAAAG CAGACGCCCTCAGTGAGGTTTCGCTACCAGCCCTGA